The genomic segment GATTTGATTGGCGATGATTCTGGGTCTCGCACTTGCAAAGAGTAGGGTGTCTGCTTTGAAAGTACTACTAAAGTCCGAGTACTTCGAGTTGATGTTCAAATTAGTAATGCTAAAAATATCAGATCCTTTCTTGATACTATTCTGTGCTCTGAGTGTTGGGGTTTGGTTTCTAACTCGTAGTTCTGTGGGTTTTTCCCTGGCATACTCTGCCATTACCTTTTGGGCTTCTTCTTGCATTGCTGCCGACTTAAGAGATTGGCTATAGCGGTATAAAAAACCTTCTGGAAAAGGCGCATTGAATGCATAGCGTTTCTCATACCATTTTTGAGCCTCAACATAATTGGCATTGAAGTAATTGGCATCGCCTAATTTTTCATAGATCTCAGCAGTTCCTTTGCCTTTCTTGGCTAAATGCTCGTAAATCTTAATAGCTGAGATATAGGATTCTTGCTCAAATTTAGCATCGGCTCTTCGCAAGGGTTGTTGCGCCAAGGCGATTATGGGGAATAACAATACTAGGATTAGCTGCTTTTTCATAATGTTTTGTGTTTTCAGTTTCATGGCGCTACGAATTAAAAGAATCGTGTGGTTTCTACTGTTTGACCATTTCTCAACAAATCAAACTGTAAAAATAGTTCGTGTGAGCCTGAATTAAAATTGGACAATCTTGTGGTTTCTCGATCGTAACCATAGCCAATCGATAATCTGTCATTTACTCTAAATCCAACCAAGGCCGATACGGCTGCGCTCCATCTATAGGCTAGACCAAATGTCAAGCGCTCATTGTAGAGAAAATTGGTGGTTAAATCTACTTGTAAAGGAGCACCTGCCACTACTTTAGTAACAAAAGCCGGTTTGAATTTTAGATTGTACATCAAGTTGTAGACTTTCCCTCCAACAAAATAGAAATGTTGCTTGCGCTTTGTGTTTGAAAAAGCGATAGCGTCTACAAATCGGGTTTCTAGTAATCTTGGAACGGATAATCCTAAATAACTATTCTGTTTATAATAATACAACCCTACTCCAACATTAGGAGAGAATTGATTGATCATATTGAGCTGTAAAAACGGGTCTTCTGGATTGTAATTGTTTAACTTTTGGTTGTCTATGGCAAAAAGCTCTCCTGCGGCTTTAACCCCAAAAGCCAAGCGGCTTTCATTAGCGAAAACAATCGTGTAGGAAACATCCACTGAGGCAAAAGTAGTATTAGTAGGTCCTATCTGATCATGCAGTAGGTTCACTCCTATTCCTATTCTACTATTCTCAATGGGTTGGTGATAGGCTAAATTTAAAGTGCGTGGCGCTCCTTCGAGACCTAGCCACTGTGCGCGGTACATACTGAAAATAGTTCCATAATCCATCGATCCTGCATAAGCCGGATTAATTACCGTAGGGTTGAACATGTACTGGGTGTACTGGGGCTCTTGTTGGCCCC from the Flavobacterium ammonificans genome contains:
- a CDS encoding type IX secretion system membrane protein PorP/SprF codes for the protein MKKLFSLVVLMSLSVWGQQEPQYTQYMFNPTVINPAYAGSMDYGTIFSMYRAQWLGLEGAPRTLNLAYHQPIENSRIGIGVNLLHDQIGPTNTTFASVDVSYTIVFANESRLAFGVKAAGELFAIDNQKLNNYNPEDPFLQLNMINQFSPNVGVGLYYYKQNSYLGLSVPRLLETRFVDAIAFSNTKRKQHFYFVGGKVYNLMYNLKFKPAFVTKVVAGAPLQVDLTTNFLYNERLTFGLAYRWSAAVSALVGFRVNDRLSIGYGYDRETTRLSNFNSGSHELFLQFDLLRNGQTVETTRFF